AGGTCAGCGTACGCGCAATGAACAACCCCAATGTGACCATCTACAGCGACCCCCAGAAGCTCGCCGACGATCTCGCATCCGGGAAGATAGATGCCGCCGTGCGCGGGGACATGTCCTCATCGAAGCTCCTGCCCCTCATCAAGCAGGCCCTCAATCTGGACCACCTCGACAGGATCGTCATGTACGGCATCCGCGACAAGGTCGTCCTCTCCGCACCCGTCGGTATCGACGAGGGCTGGACCGTGGAGGACAAGGCCTACATGGCAAGGGCGTCGGTCGCCCTGCTGAAGAAACTGGGGGTGGACTCTCCCAGGATAGCAGTCATGTCCGGAGGACGCAGCGAGGACATGGGACGCAACGAGAACGTCGACAGGACGATCAGGGATGCCGAGGAGGTAACCGGCCTCCTGGTCAGCGAAGGCTACGACGCCTACCACGCGCAGATCCTCATCGAGGATGCGGTGGACGACGCGGACGTCATCATCGCGCCCGACGGCATCTCCGGCAACATCATCTTCAGGGTGCTCCACTTCATCGGGGACGTCCCCGCGTTCGGGGCTCCCGTCATCAACACCGACAAGGTCTTCGTGGACACCTCTAGGGTGAAGACCGACTATTCAGATTCCATCACGCTTGCAATGAAGCTCGCGGGGCTGAGACAATGAGCATACTGGAGATTGACGGGGGATACGGCGGCATCCGCTACAGCGCCTGCCATTTCATCCCCAACCACGAGAAGTGTTCCCGTCTCCACGGCCACAGCTACATCATCCACCTGAGGCTGGAGGGGGACATCGGCGAGAACGGCATGGTCATGGATTTCGTGGAGCTCAAGAGGGAGCTCAAGAAGATCGTCGAGGAGATGGACCACGCGGTCCTCCTCCCCGCGAAGTCAGATGTCGTGCACATAACCGAAGAGGGCGGCGACGTCCACGTGGAATGCCTCGGGAAGAGGTACATGTTCCCCAAGTGCGACGTGAGGATGCTCGACGTCCCCACCACCACCGCCGAGGAGATGACCAAGATGATGGCAGAGAGGATGGTCCGCGAGGTTAACATCCC
This is a stretch of genomic DNA from Thermoplasmatales archaeon BRNA1. It encodes these proteins:
- a CDS encoding putative methanogen marker protein 4; protein product: MGGELPDVKVGIGCAPDSKFVEVSVRAMNNPNVTIYSDPQKLADDLASGKIDAAVRGDMSSSKLLPLIKQALNLDHLDRIVMYGIRDKVVLSAPVGIDEGWTVEDKAYMARASVALLKKLGVDSPRIAVMSGGRSEDMGRNENVDRTIRDAEEVTGLLVSEGYDAYHAQILIEDAVDDADVIIAPDGISGNIIFRVLHFIGDVPAFGAPVINTDKVFVDTSRVKTDYSDSITLAMKLAGLRQ
- a CDS encoding 6-pyruvoyl-tetrahydropterin synthase, which encodes MSILEIDGGYGGIRYSACHFIPNHEKCSRLHGHSYIIHLRLEGDIGENGMVMDFVELKRELKKIVEEMDHAVLLPAKSDVVHITEEGGDVHVECLGKRYMFPKCDVRMLDVPTTTAEEMTKMMAERMVREVNIPSNVRSLSIGLDEERGQTAWYTVDL